In a single window of the Actinomycetota bacterium genome:
- a CDS encoding enoyl-CoA hydratase family protein: MDCPPVNALTVAEWFELADVVRRLGANEMVRAVVLRAEGRGFNAGVDIKEMQNTEGFTVLIGANRGCYAAFAAVYDCAVPVISAVNGFCVGGGIGLVGNSDVIVASDDAFFGLPEVDRGALGAATHLARLVPQHKMRAMVYTSANATAQELHAWGSVLRVVPRAELRDAAFEVAGQIAAKSPTVIRAAKESLNGIDLWDVKRSYRFEQGFTFELNLSGVSDELRDDFAGTKKATGNEESPR; the protein is encoded by the coding sequence ATGGACTGCCCGCCGGTCAACGCCTTGACAGTGGCCGAGTGGTTCGAGCTCGCCGACGTCGTCCGCCGGCTCGGCGCGAACGAGATGGTGCGCGCCGTCGTGCTGCGCGCCGAGGGCCGGGGCTTCAACGCCGGCGTCGACATCAAGGAGATGCAGAACACCGAGGGCTTCACCGTCCTGATCGGCGCGAACCGGGGGTGCTACGCCGCGTTCGCCGCGGTCTACGACTGCGCCGTGCCGGTGATCTCGGCAGTCAACGGGTTCTGCGTCGGCGGCGGCATCGGCCTGGTCGGCAACAGCGACGTGATCGTGGCCAGCGACGACGCGTTCTTCGGCCTGCCCGAGGTGGACCGGGGGGCGCTCGGCGCGGCCACGCACCTCGCCCGGTTGGTGCCTCAGCACAAGATGCGGGCGATGGTGTACACCTCGGCCAACGCCACCGCGCAGGAGCTGCACGCGTGGGGCAGCGTGCTGCGGGTCGTACCCCGCGCAGAGCTGCGCGACGCGGCCTTCGAGGTGGCGGGTCAGATCGCGGCCAAGTCGCCGACGGTCATCCGCGCCGCGAAGGAGAGCCTGAACGGCATCGACCTGTGGGACGTGAAGCGCTCCTACCGCTTCGAGCAGGGGTTCACGTTCGAGCTCAACCTGTCCGGGGTCAGCGACGAGCTGCGCGACGACTTCGCCGGCACGAAGAAGGCCACCGGGAACGAGGAGTCGCCGCGATGA
- a CDS encoding CoA transferase subunit A, translated as MTQDKRITEDQAVATLEDGMTLGIGGWGSRRKPMSLVRALLRSPVKDLTVVSYGGPDVGLLCAAGKVRRLVYGFVSLDSIALEPHFRAARQAATIPEPVEYDEGMLQWALYAGSLRLPFLPTRAGLGSGVVDVNPALKTVRSPYDDAEELLAVPAIRLDAALVHLNRSDARGNAQFLGPDLYFDDLFLSACEPGRRFLSCERVVPTDSLLDEGSFHTLRVNRSMVDGVIEAPNGAHFTTCEPDYGRDEAFQAAYVAAAADAAKWDAFEARFLSGSEAQYQAAVGDWLSEQSDKSAEAGR; from the coding sequence ATGACGCAGGACAAGCGGATCACCGAGGACCAGGCCGTCGCGACGCTCGAGGACGGGATGACGCTCGGCATCGGCGGCTGGGGCAGCCGGCGCAAGCCGATGAGCCTCGTGCGCGCGCTGCTGCGCTCGCCGGTGAAGGACCTGACCGTGGTCTCCTACGGCGGCCCCGACGTCGGCCTGCTGTGCGCGGCGGGCAAGGTGCGCCGGCTGGTCTACGGCTTCGTGTCGCTCGACTCGATCGCGCTCGAGCCCCACTTCCGCGCGGCCCGGCAGGCGGCCACCATCCCCGAACCCGTCGAGTACGACGAGGGGATGCTCCAGTGGGCGCTCTACGCCGGCTCGTTGCGCCTGCCCTTCCTCCCGACGCGCGCCGGCCTCGGCAGCGGTGTGGTCGACGTGAACCCGGCGCTGAAGACGGTGCGCTCGCCGTACGACGACGCCGAGGAGCTGCTCGCCGTGCCGGCGATTCGCCTCGACGCCGCGCTCGTGCACCTGAACCGCAGCGACGCCCGTGGCAACGCCCAGTTCCTCGGCCCCGATCTGTACTTCGACGACTTGTTCCTGTCGGCTTGTGAGCCCGGCCGGCGCTTCCTCAGCTGCGAGCGCGTGGTGCCGACCGATTCCCTGCTCGACGAGGGCTCGTTCCACACGCTGCGGGTGAACCGCTCCATGGTCGACGGCGTGATCGAGGCCCCGAACGGCGCCCACTTCACCACGTGCGAACCGGACTACGGCCGCGACGAGGCGTTCCAGGCGGCGTACGTCGCCGCCGCGGCAGACGCCGCCAAGTGGGACGCCTTCGAGGCGCGGTTCCTCTCCGGCAGCGAGGCGCAGTACCAGGCCGCAGTCGGCGATTGGCTGAGCGAGCAGAGCGACAAGAGCGCGGAGGCGGGGCGATGA
- a CDS encoding CoA-transferase — protein MSEIGLADVVVVAAAEAFRGDGEIFASGMGTIPMLGARLARATFEPDLLVSDGEAFFVGNELPLGGTEKLVEGWIPFRSVFDTLWGGRRHVMMGATQMDAYGNSNIANIGPWAQPKAQLLGVRGGPGNTINHATSFWIPKHTTRVFVEAVDMVSGLGYDRADALGAWVAAHHRLPRVITNLAVLDFESPDHRMRLRSVHPGVSVDDVVANTGFDLVVGADSGVPETRLPTLDELAVLARLDPRGSRHREVS, from the coding sequence ATGAGCGAGATCGGCCTCGCCGACGTGGTGGTGGTCGCCGCCGCCGAGGCGTTCCGCGGCGACGGCGAGATCTTCGCCTCGGGGATGGGCACGATCCCGATGCTCGGCGCCCGCCTGGCGAGGGCGACGTTCGAGCCGGACCTGCTCGTCTCCGACGGCGAGGCGTTCTTCGTCGGCAACGAGCTGCCCCTCGGTGGTACCGAGAAGCTGGTCGAGGGGTGGATCCCGTTCCGCAGCGTGTTCGACACCCTCTGGGGTGGCCGCCGCCACGTGATGATGGGTGCCACGCAGATGGACGCGTACGGCAACTCGAACATCGCCAACATCGGCCCGTGGGCGCAGCCGAAGGCCCAGCTGCTCGGCGTGCGCGGCGGCCCGGGCAACACGATCAACCACGCGACGAGCTTCTGGATCCCCAAGCACACGACGCGCGTGTTCGTCGAGGCCGTCGACATGGTGAGCGGTCTCGGCTACGACCGTGCCGACGCGCTCGGGGCGTGGGTGGCCGCGCACCACCGCCTGCCGCGGGTGATCACCAACCTCGCCGTGCTCGACTTCGAGTCGCCCGACCATCGCATGCGCCTGCGCAGCGTCCACCCCGGCGTGAGCGTCGACGACGTCGTCGCGAACACCGGCTTCGACCTTGTGGTCGGCGCTGACTCCGGTGTGCCCGAGACCCGCCTGCCGACGCTGGACGAGCTGGCCGTGCTCGCGCGCCTCGACCCCCGCGGTTCACGCCACCGCGAGGTCTCCTAG
- a CDS encoding nitronate monooxygenase, whose translation MHPRLHTRLCELTGVEVPVVQTGMGWVAGPRLVSATANAGALGILASATMDLAGLESAVDEVRRRTDKPFGVNLRADSADVHDRIALMIDRGVKVASFAQAPKPELIARLKDAGVVVIPSIGAKRHAEKVLEWGVDAVLVQGGEGGGHTGSVPTTVLLPQVVDAVAGRVPVIAAGGFFDGRGLVAALAYGADGIAMGTRFLLTSDSAVPQVVKDFYLGKGVLDTVVSTQVDGVPHRVLRTELVDQLESGRGRVLALPRAARNALRFRKLTGLGVREMWTEGRAMKSSMELSWPQMVMAANTPMLLKAALVDGHPESGVMASGQVVGVIDDLPSCAELVGRIVAEAEHVLAGLGSGGG comes from the coding sequence ATGCATCCCCGCCTGCACACCCGGCTGTGCGAGCTGACCGGCGTCGAAGTCCCCGTCGTGCAGACCGGCATGGGCTGGGTGGCCGGGCCGCGGCTCGTCTCGGCCACCGCCAATGCGGGGGCGCTCGGCATCCTCGCCAGCGCCACGATGGACCTCGCCGGGCTCGAATCCGCCGTCGACGAGGTCCGTCGGCGCACCGACAAGCCCTTCGGCGTGAACCTGCGCGCCGATTCGGCCGACGTGCACGACCGCATCGCGCTGATGATCGACCGTGGCGTGAAGGTGGCGAGCTTCGCCCAGGCACCCAAGCCCGAGCTGATCGCCAGGTTGAAAGACGCCGGGGTGGTGGTGATCCCTTCGATCGGGGCCAAGCGCCACGCCGAGAAGGTGTTGGAGTGGGGCGTCGACGCCGTGCTCGTGCAAGGCGGCGAGGGCGGCGGCCACACCGGTTCGGTGCCCACCACCGTGCTGCTGCCCCAGGTGGTCGACGCCGTGGCGGGACGGGTGCCGGTGATCGCGGCGGGTGGGTTCTTCGACGGGCGGGGACTCGTCGCCGCTCTCGCATACGGCGCCGACGGCATCGCGATGGGCACCCGCTTCCTGCTGACCAGCGACTCGGCGGTGCCCCAGGTGGTCAAGGACTTCTACCTCGGCAAGGGAGTGCTCGACACCGTGGTGTCCACGCAGGTCGACGGCGTCCCCCACCGAGTGCTGCGCACCGAGCTGGTCGACCAGCTCGAATCGGGGCGGGGCAGGGTCCTCGCCCTGCCGCGGGCGGCACGCAACGCGCTGCGCTTCCGCAAGCTGACCGGTCTCGGAGTGCGTGAGATGTGGACCGAGGGCAGAGCGATGAAGAGCTCGATGGAGCTGTCGTGGCCGCAGATGGTGATGGCCGCGAACACGCCGATGCTGTTGAAGGCGGCGCTCGTCGACGGCCATCCGGAGTCAGGTGTCATGGCCAGCGGGCAGGTGGTAGGCGTGATCGACGATCTGCCGAGTTGTGCCGAACTGGTAGGAAGGATCGTCGCCGAGGCCGAGCACGTGCTCGCCGGACTGGGAAGTGGGGGCGGATGA
- a CDS encoding MaoC family dehydratase produces MSEVASAPRTILDGPDAVRAAVGSHLGHSGWLQVDQDRVDLFAEATGDHQWIHVDPARAAAGPFGATIAHGYLTLALSNYFLPQIVEVRGFAMGVNYGVDKVRFPAPVRVGSRIRAGAELVEVAELANGLQTLIRITVEIEGGDKPACVIDSLSRWMN; encoded by the coding sequence ATGAGCGAGGTGGCGAGTGCACCCCGGACGATCCTCGACGGACCCGACGCGGTGCGCGCCGCCGTCGGCAGCCACCTCGGCCACAGCGGGTGGCTGCAGGTCGACCAGGACCGCGTCGACCTCTTCGCCGAGGCCACCGGCGACCACCAGTGGATCCACGTCGACCCCGCACGCGCCGCCGCCGGGCCCTTCGGCGCGACGATCGCCCACGGGTACCTGACGCTTGCGCTGTCCAACTACTTCCTGCCCCAGATCGTCGAGGTGCGCGGCTTTGCGATGGGCGTCAACTACGGCGTCGACAAGGTGCGCTTCCCCGCACCCGTGCGTGTGGGTAGCCGCATCCGTGCCGGCGCGGAACTGGTCGAGGTGGCCGAGCTGGCCAACGGGTTGCAGACGCTGATCCGGATCACCGTCGAGATCGAGGGCGGCGACAAGCCGGCGTGCGTCATCGATTCGCTGTCGCGGTGGATGAACTGA
- a CDS encoding SDR family oxidoreductase produces MGVLDRFRMDGQVALLAGAGRGIGAACALALAEAGADVAVLARSADQLAAVAAGAQALGRRAIAVPTDANDPAAVHAAVERTVAELGRLDVVVSVVGGAMPRPFMQATDADLRDAFEHNVVNGVRLVREAVPHLLATGRGSVVMVSSAIGHLVGRGYVAYGTAKGALDHAVQLIAADLNPKIRVNAVAPGAILTEALEVVAANPEIKAAIEAGTPLHRLGEPDDIAAAVLYLASRASDYVTGQLLAVDGGLLTPNLALPIPDL; encoded by the coding sequence ATGGGTGTGCTCGACCGCTTCCGCATGGACGGCCAGGTGGCACTGCTCGCCGGCGCGGGGCGCGGCATCGGCGCCGCGTGCGCGCTGGCACTGGCCGAGGCCGGCGCCGACGTCGCGGTGCTCGCCCGCAGCGCCGACCAGCTCGCCGCCGTCGCCGCCGGCGCGCAGGCACTCGGCCGACGCGCGATCGCGGTGCCGACCGACGCGAACGACCCCGCCGCGGTGCACGCCGCGGTCGAACGCACGGTCGCCGAGCTCGGGCGCCTCGACGTCGTCGTCTCCGTCGTCGGCGGGGCGATGCCCCGCCCGTTCATGCAGGCCACCGACGCCGACCTGCGCGACGCGTTCGAGCACAACGTCGTCAACGGCGTGCGGCTCGTGCGCGAGGCCGTACCCCACCTGCTGGCCACGGGGCGAGGCTCGGTGGTGATGGTGTCGAGCGCGATCGGCCATCTCGTCGGGCGCGGTTACGTGGCGTACGGCACGGCGAAGGGAGCGCTCGACCACGCCGTCCAGCTCATCGCCGCCGACCTGAACCCGAAGATCCGCGTCAACGCGGTGGCGCCCGGCGCGATCCTCACCGAAGCGCTCGAAGTGGTCGCCGCCAACCCCGAGATCAAGGCGGCGATCGAAGCGGGCACCCCCCTGCACCGGCTCGGCGAACCCGACGACATCGCCGCCGCGGTGCTGTACCTCGCGTCCAGGGCATCCGACTACGTGACAGGTCAGCTGCTGGCCGTGGACGGGGGGCTCTTGACCCCCAACCTCGCCTTGCCGATCCCCGACCTGTGA
- a CDS encoding MFS transporter, translated as MTEAVRTQRHSSLHAFRHRDFAVFWVAAAISNGGSWMQVVAMPALLFDLTDSATWLGVASLAALLPAVFITPYAGALADRRSRRSILLVTQTVQMATAFAMFALYSADVLRPGVIVSLAFVAGVATGFQASVWQSFVPLLVPADEILDAVKLNSMQFTLARALGPAFAGVVVKTVGFGAAFFVNGATYLLVIGALVFTRPRANAVTDRSLPVGQVVLDGARYVFSHRPLRLAVGVAFLTAACGQSLQHIAPAVAGRIFGRPSTDNAGLLVALGLGALVSSGFSVVVGDRLRRSRRILLGIALFTVSVALLPISDIYAVGLVAYFVGGLAHLQIAIGLNTLVQGIVPDEWRGRAMSFYVLGVVAGIPTGALVLGRLADAIGMRGALALNAAVLVAGGAWVVLSRGLVALDVSTPEDLARLGSRSDS; from the coding sequence GTGACCGAGGCGGTCAGGACCCAGCGACACAGCTCGCTGCACGCGTTCCGCCACCGCGACTTCGCCGTCTTCTGGGTGGCCGCGGCGATCTCCAACGGCGGCAGCTGGATGCAGGTGGTCGCCATGCCGGCGCTGCTGTTCGACCTCACCGACTCGGCCACCTGGCTCGGCGTGGCATCGCTCGCCGCCTTGCTGCCGGCGGTGTTCATCACCCCCTATGCGGGCGCGCTCGCCGACCGCCGGTCGCGACGCAGCATCCTCCTCGTCACGCAGACGGTGCAGATGGCGACGGCGTTCGCGATGTTCGCCCTGTACTCCGCAGACGTCCTGCGCCCGGGGGTGATCGTGTCGCTCGCGTTCGTCGCCGGGGTCGCCACCGGGTTCCAGGCCTCGGTGTGGCAGAGCTTCGTGCCGCTGCTCGTCCCCGCCGACGAGATCCTCGACGCGGTCAAGCTCAACTCGATGCAGTTCACGCTCGCCCGCGCGCTCGGCCCCGCGTTCGCGGGGGTGGTCGTGAAGACGGTCGGCTTCGGCGCGGCGTTCTTCGTCAACGGCGCCACGTACCTGCTCGTCATCGGCGCCCTCGTCTTCACCCGACCCCGCGCTAACGCCGTCACCGACCGGTCGCTGCCCGTCGGCCAGGTGGTGCTCGACGGCGCCCGGTACGTGTTCTCCCACCGCCCACTGCGCCTCGCAGTGGGTGTCGCGTTCTTGACCGCAGCCTGCGGGCAGTCGTTGCAGCACATCGCCCCCGCCGTCGCCGGGCGCATCTTCGGGCGCCCCTCCACCGACAACGCCGGCCTGCTGGTGGCGCTCGGCCTCGGCGCGCTCGTGTCGTCGGGCTTCTCGGTGGTGGTCGGCGATCGCCTGCGGCGATCGCGCCGGATCCTGCTCGGCATCGCGCTGTTCACGGTCAGCGTGGCGCTGTTGCCGATCAGCGACATCTATGCGGTCGGCCTCGTCGCCTACTTCGTCGGTGGACTGGCCCACCTGCAGATCGCGATCGGCCTGAACACCCTCGTCCAGGGGATCGTGCCCGACGAGTGGCGAGGCCGGGCGATGAGCTTCTACGTGCTCGGTGTCGTCGCCGGGATCCCCACCGGTGCGCTCGTGCTCGGCCGCCTCGCCGACGCGATCGGCATGCGCGGCGCGCTGGCGCTGAACGCGGCGGTGCTCGTCGCCGGAGGGGCGTGGGTGGTGCTCTCCCGCGGCCTCGTCGCGCTCGACGTCTCGACACCCGAAGACCTCGCTCGCCTAGGTTCTCGGTCGGATTCGTGA
- a CDS encoding aromatic ring-hydroxylating dioxygenase subunit alpha, which translates to MTAVEGEARTGATRFPPDLVRRIVAHMEAGTLDTAPHTMTEPASVFTDRDRFEREVDELFRHGAHVVGWTGELAGPNTYVTKLVAGLPVLITRDEHGELHAFRNACTHRGAQVAHEECGSARRLTCPYHSWSFDLAGRLAGQPDADAFADLDPAELGLQPLPLADVAGLLVVGLSEDVDPAAEFAEIAPHLQWCGYSNHEVVCRHEWQVQANWKIAFDVNLEGYHIAHLHRETLHSFVVNNSIYDTFGRHARWGFPTRAMAESVGVPEHEWPDPAPISIIHTFFPSCIVLETPVSSQMFRIYPGAHPGVCTVELIEASLRPVGSEDERAARKAGADFAAVVVGTEDFPAAEQCQLGAEVGLTHFRFGTNEPMLQHWHHVWREAIEDVEVTDTGA; encoded by the coding sequence ATGACCGCAGTCGAGGGTGAGGCGAGGACGGGGGCGACACGGTTCCCGCCCGATCTCGTGCGGCGCATCGTCGCCCACATGGAAGCCGGCACGCTCGACACCGCGCCGCACACGATGACCGAGCCGGCGTCGGTGTTCACCGACCGGGATCGGTTCGAGCGCGAGGTCGACGAGCTGTTCCGCCACGGCGCCCACGTCGTCGGCTGGACCGGCGAGCTCGCCGGGCCCAACACGTACGTCACCAAGCTCGTCGCCGGGCTGCCCGTGCTGATCACGCGCGACGAGCACGGCGAGCTGCACGCCTTCCGCAACGCGTGCACGCACCGCGGCGCGCAGGTGGCGCACGAGGAGTGCGGCTCGGCGCGGCGGCTCACCTGCCCCTATCACTCGTGGAGCTTCGACCTCGCCGGCCGCCTTGCCGGCCAGCCGGATGCCGACGCGTTCGCGGACCTCGATCCCGCCGAGCTCGGCCTGCAGCCGCTCCCCCTTGCGGACGTGGCCGGCCTGCTCGTGGTCGGGCTCAGCGAGGACGTCGACCCGGCGGCCGAGTTCGCCGAGATCGCGCCGCATCTGCAGTGGTGCGGCTACTCGAACCACGAGGTCGTCTGCCGCCACGAGTGGCAGGTGCAGGCGAACTGGAAGATCGCGTTCGACGTGAACCTGGAGGGCTACCACATCGCCCATCTGCACCGGGAGACGCTGCACTCGTTCGTCGTCAACAACTCGATCTACGACACGTTCGGCCGCCACGCCCGCTGGGGGTTCCCGACGCGGGCGATGGCCGAGAGCGTCGGGGTGCCCGAGCACGAGTGGCCCGACCCGGCCCCGATCAGCATCATCCACACGTTCTTCCCGAGCTGCATAGTGCTGGAGACGCCGGTGAGCAGCCAGATGTTCCGCATCTACCCGGGCGCTCACCCCGGGGTCTGCACGGTCGAGCTCATCGAGGCGTCGCTGCGCCCGGTGGGCAGCGAGGACGAGCGCGCGGCGCGCAAGGCCGGGGCTGACTTCGCCGCGGTCGTCGTCGGCACCGAGGACTTCCCCGCCGCCGAGCAGTGCCAGCTGGGCGCAGAGGTGGGTCTCACCCACTTCCGCTTCGGCACCAACGAGCCGATGCTGCAGCACTGGCACCACGTGTGGCGCGAAGCCATCGAGGACGTCGAAGTCACCGACACCGGCGCATAG
- a CDS encoding AMP-binding protein translates to MPIISISRAIAENAERDPDRPAITCGDDTVTRIELERRTNRIARALAELGVGEGRYVTLALPNSVAFYEAALAIWKLGATPQPVSWRLPDRERREIVELADSPVVVGAEPDAHPGRQVLPLGWEPDPTIDDTPLPDVIAPHWKAPTSGGSTGRPKLIVAADPGTVDTESPGLGQRRDGVVLIPGPLYHNAPFSFGSTGLFHGNHLVLLPHFDAEAALAAIEHHQVDWTLMVPTMMSRILRLPLAVRERYDLSSLQVLWHMAAPCPPWVKDGWCEWIGGEKVYELYAGTEAQAVTVIRGDEWQAHRGSVGRCVTGEIRILDPDTYTELPRGEQGEVFMRNDRATYEYLGAEARLSPDGWESLGDMGSMDADGYLYLSDRRGDMILSGGANIYPAEVELALSEHPAMVSCAVIGLPDEDLGSRIHAIVQMSHPVADDELRSFLAERLVRYKIPRTFEHVDEMVRDDAGKVRRSALRDERM, encoded by the coding sequence ATGCCGATCATCTCCATCAGCCGCGCGATCGCCGAGAACGCCGAGCGCGACCCGGACCGCCCGGCGATCACCTGCGGCGACGACACCGTGACGCGCATCGAGCTCGAGCGTCGCACGAACCGCATCGCCCGCGCGCTGGCCGAGCTCGGGGTCGGCGAGGGTCGGTACGTCACCCTCGCGCTGCCCAACTCGGTCGCGTTCTACGAGGCCGCGCTCGCGATCTGGAAGCTCGGCGCCACTCCCCAGCCGGTGAGCTGGCGGCTGCCCGACCGTGAGCGCCGCGAGATCGTCGAGCTGGCGGACTCCCCGGTGGTGGTCGGCGCCGAACCCGACGCGCACCCCGGCCGCCAGGTGCTGCCCCTCGGCTGGGAGCCGGACCCGACGATCGACGACACTCCCCTGCCCGACGTGATCGCTCCCCACTGGAAGGCGCCTACCTCCGGGGGGTCGACGGGTCGTCCGAAGCTGATCGTCGCGGCCGACCCGGGGACCGTCGACACCGAGTCACCCGGGTTGGGTCAGCGCCGCGACGGAGTGGTGCTGATCCCCGGGCCGCTGTACCACAACGCCCCGTTCAGCTTCGGGTCGACGGGGTTGTTCCATGGCAACCACCTGGTGCTGCTGCCCCACTTCGACGCCGAAGCCGCGCTCGCCGCGATCGAGCACCACCAGGTGGACTGGACGCTGATGGTGCCGACGATGATGTCGCGCATCTTGCGCCTGCCGCTCGCCGTCCGCGAGCGCTACGACCTGTCGTCGCTCCAGGTGCTGTGGCACATGGCCGCACCGTGCCCGCCGTGGGTCAAAGACGGCTGGTGCGAGTGGATCGGCGGCGAGAAGGTGTACGAGCTGTACGCGGGCACCGAGGCGCAGGCGGTCACCGTGATCCGCGGCGACGAGTGGCAGGCGCACCGCGGTTCGGTGGGGCGCTGCGTCACCGGCGAGATCCGCATCCTCGATCCCGACACGTACACCGAGCTGCCGCGCGGCGAACAGGGCGAGGTGTTCATGCGCAACGACCGTGCCACCTACGAGTACCTGGGCGCGGAGGCGCGCCTGTCCCCCGACGGCTGGGAGAGCCTCGGCGACATGGGCTCGATGGACGCCGACGGATACCTGTACCTGTCCGACCGGCGCGGCGACATGATCCTGTCGGGGGGCGCCAACATCTATCCCGCCGAGGTGGAGCTGGCGCTCAGCGAGCACCCGGCGATGGTGTCGTGCGCGGTGATCGGCCTGCCCGACGAGGATCTCGGCAGCAGGATCCACGCGATCGTCCAGATGTCGCATCCGGTCGCCGACGACGAGCTGCGGTCATTCCTCGCCGAGAGGCTCGTGCGCTACAAGATCCCGCGCACGTTCGAGCACGTCGACGAGATGGTGCGCGACGACGCCGGCAAGGTGCGTCGGTCCGCGTTGCGCGACGAACGGATGTAG
- a CDS encoding cytochrome P450: protein MTMQSASTLPADFERRRLLDRDLYVGDPHAFFTVLRAHEPVYRDDAGIWGLTKLEDIRWAERQPAIFSNSGGSRPNSPVQESMIDTDDPFHAEQRRIVSRGFTREQMTAHEGHVREVARRLVDRLLERGSGDIVTDIAKPLPMTLIGEMLAAPESDYEMLQRWSDQMITGADGPENVTDDVVTAAFEYHEYITKVIAERKERPGDDLVSKLVHADVLGEVMDDERVIGNALLLLVGGNETTRNVITGGLDALLRHPEQMAYTLARLDREGGLDTTIEECLRWVTPLLNMNRLTMSDVEVRGVTIPAGAQVLMCYVSANRDEEVFDDPFKFDVSRDPNPHIAFGWGPHLCMGMALARLEIRIILEELLGRARQRGLELRLADPAQVPEYGHSSFVRGIQSLPVALARV, encoded by the coding sequence ATGACGATGCAATCCGCCTCGACCCTGCCCGCGGACTTCGAGCGGCGCCGCCTCCTCGATCGCGACCTCTACGTCGGCGATCCCCACGCGTTCTTCACCGTGCTCCGCGCCCACGAGCCCGTCTATCGCGACGACGCCGGCATCTGGGGCCTGACCAAGCTGGAGGACATCCGCTGGGCGGAGCGCCAGCCGGCGATCTTCTCCAACAGCGGCGGCTCACGCCCGAACTCGCCGGTCCAGGAGTCGATGATCGACACCGACGACCCGTTCCACGCCGAGCAGCGCCGCATCGTGTCTCGGGGCTTCACCCGCGAGCAGATGACCGCGCACGAGGGGCACGTGCGCGAGGTGGCGCGTCGCCTCGTCGACCGTCTTCTCGAACGTGGCTCGGGTGACATCGTCACCGACATCGCGAAGCCGCTGCCGATGACGCTGATCGGCGAGATGCTCGCCGCGCCGGAGAGCGACTACGAGATGCTGCAGCGCTGGAGCGACCAGATGATCACCGGGGCGGACGGCCCCGAGAACGTCACCGATGACGTCGTCACGGCGGCGTTCGAGTATCACGAGTACATCACGAAGGTGATCGCCGAGCGCAAGGAGCGCCCCGGTGACGACCTCGTCTCCAAGCTCGTCCACGCCGACGTCTTGGGCGAGGTGATGGATGACGAGCGGGTCATCGGCAACGCCCTGCTCCTGCTCGTCGGCGGCAACGAGACGACGCGCAACGTGATCACCGGAGGTCTCGACGCGTTGCTTCGCCATCCCGAGCAGATGGCGTACACGCTCGCCCGCCTCGACCGCGAGGGCGGCCTCGACACCACCATCGAGGAGTGCCTGCGGTGGGTGACGCCGCTGCTCAACATGAATCGACTCACCATGAGCGACGTCGAGGTGCGCGGGGTCACCATCCCGGCGGGCGCGCAGGTGCTGATGTGCTACGTGTCGGCGAACCGTGACGAGGAAGTGTTCGACGACCCGTTCAAGTTCGACGTGAGCCGCGACCCGAACCCGCACATCGCGTTCGGCTGGGGCCCGCACCTGTGCATGGGCATGGCCCTCGCCCGCCTGGAGATCCGCATCATCTTGGAAGAGCTGCTCGGACGCGCCCGTCAGCGGGGCCTCGAGCTGCGCCTGGCCGACCCCGCCCAAGTACCGGAATACGGCCATTCCTCGTTCGTACGCGGCATCCAGTCGCTGCCGGTGGCGCTCGCGCGGGTCTGA